In a single window of the Streptomyces sp. NBC_00353 genome:
- a CDS encoding TIGR03084 family metal-binding protein: MSDAAAVLDDLRSESDELDLLVAELSADQWAGPTPAERWTVAHQIAHLTWTDEVALLAVTDPDAFAAEVAKAQAAPDSFVDQAAEVLVAVEPAALLARWRDGRDRLQRALRGAPPGTRIPWYGPPMSVASMATARLMETWAHGQDIADALGAVRAPTTRLRHIARIGVRARDYAFLVRGIKAPDEEFRVELEAPDGEVIAFGPEDAGQRVTGPLHDFCLLVTQRAHRGDLAVRAFGADADQWLDIAQAFAGPPGPGRAPGGGARVGAR; the protein is encoded by the coding sequence GTGTCCGATGCCGCAGCCGTGCTCGACGATCTGCGCAGCGAGAGCGACGAACTCGACCTGCTGGTAGCGGAGTTGAGCGCCGACCAGTGGGCCGGACCGACCCCCGCCGAGCGCTGGACCGTCGCCCACCAGATCGCCCATCTGACGTGGACCGACGAGGTCGCCCTGCTCGCCGTCACCGACCCGGACGCCTTCGCGGCGGAGGTCGCCAAGGCGCAGGCGGCACCCGACAGCTTCGTCGACCAGGCCGCCGAGGTGCTCGTGGCCGTGGAGCCGGCCGCGCTGCTCGCACGCTGGCGCGACGGACGTGACCGGCTCCAACGAGCCCTGCGCGGCGCCCCGCCCGGCACCCGCATCCCCTGGTACGGGCCGCCCATGAGCGTCGCGTCCATGGCGACCGCGCGGCTGATGGAGACCTGGGCGCACGGGCAGGACATCGCCGACGCCCTCGGCGCCGTACGCGCCCCGACCACCCGGCTGCGCCACATCGCCCGGATCGGGGTGCGGGCCCGTGACTACGCGTTCCTCGTGCGGGGGATCAAGGCGCCCGATGAGGAGTTCCGCGTCGAACTCGAAGCGCCCGACGGTGAGGTGATCGCATTCGGGCCCGAGGATGCCGGACAGCGTGTCACCGGGCCGCTGCACGATTTCTGCCTCCTCGTCACCCAGCGCGCCCACCGCGGCGACCTCGCCGTCCGTGCCTTCGGGGCCGACGCCGACCAGTGGCTGGACATCGCCCAGGCCTTCGCCGGCCCACCCGGCCCCGGCCGCGCACCCGGGGGCGGTGCACGGGTCGGCGCCCGATGA
- a CDS encoding NUDIX domain-containing protein: MTDEPRTAGVRFDDNRLVLEQYRDETGIYYSFPGGAPSSAPGSIRADDRAAGGTSAALSLAEALHARIRPVGTAENVLRAWSQGAPPQDTAALDDPTTAEPTRVRGGAIVIRDRRMLLIHFPGDDGCHYEIPGGGVEAGETPEVAAVRELREETGLHGTVVREVARIWRGGTRGHYFTMEAEGEVGEPETLDNYGGAPAWVPVSDLPTTPVWPRRLSWRIAHWHASGWPTSPAELADSVWDLDAACGW, from the coding sequence ATGACTGACGAACCTCGCACCGCGGGTGTGCGTTTCGACGACAACAGGCTTGTCCTGGAGCAGTATCGGGACGAGACCGGCATCTACTACTCCTTCCCGGGCGGCGCCCCGAGCTCCGCCCCGGGTTCCATCCGCGCCGACGACCGGGCCGCCGGGGGGACATCGGCCGCGCTCTCCCTGGCCGAGGCGCTGCACGCCCGGATCCGCCCGGTCGGCACGGCGGAGAATGTCCTGCGCGCGTGGTCGCAGGGAGCTCCCCCGCAGGACACGGCCGCCCTGGACGACCCGACGACAGCCGAACCGACCCGGGTCCGCGGCGGCGCGATCGTCATCCGCGACCGGCGGATGCTGCTGATCCACTTCCCCGGGGACGACGGCTGCCACTACGAGATCCCGGGCGGCGGCGTCGAAGCCGGCGAGACACCGGAGGTGGCGGCGGTCCGCGAACTCCGGGAGGAGACCGGCCTGCACGGAACGGTCGTACGCGAGGTGGCCCGGATCTGGCGGGGCGGCACCCGGGGCCACTACTTCACGATGGAGGCAGAGGGCGAGGTGGGCGAACCGGAGACCCTGGACAACTACGGTGGCGCCCCTGCCTGGGTACCGGTCTCCGACCTGCCCACCACCCCGGTCTGGCCCCGCCGCCTGTCCTGGCGGATCGCCCACTGGCACGCCTCCGGCTGGCCGACGTCTCCGGCGGAACTGGCGGATTCGGTCTGGGACCTGGACGCGGCCTGCGGATGGTGA
- a CDS encoding LysR family transcriptional regulator has product MSTGQGRSVELRHLRAFLAVADAGNVTRAAAALRLTQPAVSRTLAALEQHLGVRLVDRSTHHLALTPEGVVFRDKAAAAVAAFDEAVDSGGLRHWPLRLGHAWSAFGPYTTPLLRSWQERYPETPLELLRIDDRTAGLTRGEVDAALLRGPVDAPGLVTEVLFSEDRVAAVTADGPLAAHTTLRLADLAGGTVVLNTVSGTTTVDLWPPHARPAATLTVANTDDWLTAIAAGRGSGVSVASTADMHPHAGVAYRPLVDAPTVPLLLARRDAPGHPALPKLAEMAREIIGEDIAG; this is encoded by the coding sequence ATGAGCACAGGACAGGGCCGCAGCGTCGAGCTGCGCCACTTGCGGGCCTTCCTCGCCGTCGCTGACGCGGGCAACGTCACACGCGCCGCAGCCGCGCTCCGCCTCACCCAGCCCGCCGTCTCCCGCACCCTCGCCGCCCTTGAGCAGCATCTCGGCGTCCGTCTCGTGGACCGCTCCACCCATCACCTCGCTCTCACCCCCGAGGGCGTCGTCTTCCGCGACAAGGCGGCCGCCGCGGTCGCCGCCTTCGACGAGGCGGTCGACTCCGGCGGCCTGCGCCACTGGCCGCTGCGGCTCGGACACGCCTGGTCCGCGTTCGGCCCGTACACCACACCGCTGCTCCGCAGCTGGCAGGAGCGGTACCCGGAGACCCCTCTCGAACTGCTGCGGATCGACGACCGCACGGCCGGGCTCACCCGCGGCGAGGTCGACGCGGCGCTGCTGCGCGGGCCCGTCGACGCGCCGGGTCTCGTCACCGAGGTGCTGTTCAGCGAGGACCGGGTGGCGGCGGTGACCGCGGACGGGCCGCTCGCCGCACACACCACGCTCCGGCTCGCCGATCTCGCGGGCGGCACGGTCGTCCTCAACACCGTCTCCGGCACCACCACCGTCGACCTGTGGCCGCCGCACGCCCGGCCCGCCGCCACCCTCACCGTCGCCAACACCGACGACTGGCTGACCGCCATCGCGGCCGGGCGCGGATCCGGGGTGTCGGTCGCCTCCACCGCCGACATGCATCCGCACGCCGGGGTCGCTTACCGCCCGCTCGTCGACGCCCCGACCGTGCCGCTGCTGCTCGCCCGCCGCGACGCACCCGGCCATCCGGCGCTGCCGAAGCTCGCCGAAATGGCGCGGGAAATCATTGGAGAAGACATCGCCGGGTGA
- a CDS encoding EamA family transporter translates to MNDQRSAAEPAAAAVAVPEAVSALDGGPVRPGGRRAALAPVALVVAGGLSVQFGSAVAALLMPRAGALGVVTLRLVVAAVVLLVVCRPKLRGHSRADWGTVVAFGIAMGAMNMLFYQALDRIPLGAAVTLEVLGPLALSVIASRRLINFVWAGLALGGVFLLGGGGFDRLDPLGAAFALGAGAMWATYIVFSARTGRRFPQADGLALAMVVAAVLSLPLGILESGAKLAVPSTLAMGAAVALMSSVLPYTLELMALRRLPAHTFAVLMSLEPAIAATAGFLILDQALTATDALAIALVIGASMGAVRSQVGAGRRAKANS, encoded by the coding sequence GTGAACGACCAGCGCAGTGCCGCAGAGCCGGCCGCAGCAGCCGTCGCCGTACCGGAGGCGGTGTCCGCCCTCGACGGGGGCCCTGTGCGTCCGGGCGGGCGCAGGGCGGCGCTCGCCCCGGTGGCCCTGGTGGTCGCGGGCGGCCTCTCCGTGCAGTTCGGCTCGGCGGTCGCGGCCCTGCTGATGCCGCGGGCCGGTGCGCTCGGGGTGGTCACGCTCCGGCTGGTGGTCGCCGCGGTCGTCCTGCTGGTCGTCTGCCGCCCGAAGTTGCGCGGCCACTCGCGGGCCGACTGGGGCACGGTGGTCGCGTTCGGCATCGCCATGGGCGCCATGAACATGCTCTTCTACCAGGCTCTCGACCGCATTCCGCTGGGCGCGGCCGTCACCCTGGAGGTGCTCGGCCCGCTGGCGCTCTCGGTGATCGCCTCCCGCCGCCTGATCAACTTCGTCTGGGCGGGGCTCGCGCTGGGCGGGGTGTTCCTGCTGGGCGGCGGAGGCTTCGACCGGCTGGACCCGCTCGGTGCGGCGTTCGCGCTGGGTGCGGGGGCGATGTGGGCGACGTACATCGTCTTCAGCGCCCGCACCGGCCGCCGCTTCCCGCAGGCCGACGGTCTGGCCCTGGCGATGGTGGTCGCCGCGGTGCTGTCGCTGCCGCTGGGCATCCTGGAATCCGGCGCGAAGCTGGCGGTCCCGTCGACACTGGCGATGGGTGCGGCGGTGGCGCTGATGAGCTCGGTGCTCCCGTACACCCTCGAACTGATGGCGCTGCGCCGGCTGCCCGCGCACACATTCGCCGTACTGATGAGCCTGGAACCGGCCATCGCGGCGACGGCCGGCTTCCTCATCCTCGACCAGGCCCTGACGGCCACCGACGCACTGGCGATCGCGCTGGTCATCGGGGCGAGCATGGGTGCGGTCCGCAGCCAGGTGGGCGCCGGCCGCCGCGCGAAGGCGAATTCCTGA